In Dyadobacter sp. NIV53, a single window of DNA contains:
- a CDS encoding RagB/SusD family nutrient uptake outer membrane protein yields the protein MKFNNIKLFLTIGLVTLFSVSCEQYFEPTTTIDETTALANESDVQTVTIGTYALLINDNYTTSGHYLMEYPSDEIAQGQISSNDLTRLYRYTHINTSSHATAYWSQAYKVIAAANKVIAFVSNDASDELKQLKGENLFLRAMVHFNLVRMFGRPYPQNSGDNPGVPILREGVTDEELLTISRSSVKDVYDFVIADLESAAALMGSTKTNIYGSKEVAYALLSKIYLFKEDNTNALKYANLVIDSGRYSLLSSSDLPNYFKKTPESNTETIFAIRHTNVQIAGIGTMYISSDQAGNPLGQGVSGWAELYASKKYIDFIGQHPEDIRKSFIIPYVVDGTLQYNQKLTPATPMYYIDKFTLQDNVINAASPVYLRLADIYLIRAEANAKLGNTAAAITDVNLIRTRAGLTGTAIYTPANITAAGKTVLGVVLEERYLELAFEGHRVYDLFRNNLPMERNYPGTHAQNNTPTTDTHQSVLPTDPRVVYYIPQAEINQNSNLIQNP from the coding sequence ATGAAGTTTAATAATATAAAACTGTTTCTTACCATAGGATTGGTGACGTTGTTTTCGGTATCCTGCGAGCAGTATTTCGAACCGACTACAACGATTGACGAAACCACCGCACTGGCTAACGAGTCAGACGTACAGACGGTTACTATTGGTACGTATGCCTTGCTAATTAATGACAATTACACGACGAGCGGGCATTATCTGATGGAATATCCAAGTGATGAAATCGCTCAGGGACAGATATCTTCCAATGACCTTACGCGGCTTTACAGATATACGCATATCAATACCTCATCACATGCTACGGCTTATTGGAGCCAGGCTTACAAGGTGATTGCAGCTGCTAATAAAGTCATTGCATTTGTGTCAAATGATGCTTCGGACGAACTTAAACAATTGAAAGGCGAAAACCTGTTCTTGCGTGCCATGGTTCATTTCAACTTGGTGAGAATGTTTGGCAGGCCATATCCTCAGAACAGCGGTGATAACCCGGGAGTCCCAATCCTTCGCGAAGGTGTGACTGACGAAGAGTTACTAACAATTTCAAGATCATCCGTAAAAGATGTTTACGATTTCGTAATTGCCGACTTGGAATCAGCTGCTGCACTGATGGGTTCGACCAAAACGAATATTTATGGTTCCAAAGAAGTAGCATACGCTTTACTCTCCAAGATATATCTTTTCAAAGAGGATAATACAAATGCTTTGAAGTATGCAAATCTGGTGATTGACAGCGGAAGATATTCTTTACTTTCTTCATCTGATCTGCCAAATTATTTCAAAAAGACACCTGAAAGTAATACTGAAACTATTTTTGCCATCCGCCATACCAATGTGCAGATTGCAGGAATAGGCACTATGTATATCAGCAGTGACCAGGCGGGGAATCCGTTAGGCCAGGGAGTAAGTGGCTGGGCGGAGCTTTATGCATCTAAAAAGTATATTGATTTCATTGGCCAGCATCCGGAAGATATAAGAAAATCTTTCATTATTCCTTATGTTGTTGACGGAACGTTACAATACAATCAGAAGCTTACACCTGCCACACCGATGTACTATATTGATAAATTCACTTTGCAGGACAATGTTATCAATGCTGCTTCGCCGGTGTATTTGCGTCTTGCTGATATCTATCTGATCAGGGCTGAGGCAAATGCAAAGCTGGGTAATACAGCTGCTGCCATTACGGATGTCAACCTGATCCGTACCCGTGCGGGATTGACCGGTACTGCTATTTACACTCCGGCCAATATTACAGCTGCGGGCAAAACCGTATTGGGTGTTGTATTGGAAGAGCGTTATCTGGAACTTGCTTTTGAAGGCCATCGTGTTTATGACCTGTTCCGTAATAACCTGCCAATGGAAAGAAATTATCCTGGTACGCATGCTCAAAACAACACACCAACCACCGATACGCATCAATCGGTGTTACCAACTGATCCAAGAGTTGTTTACTACATTCCTCAGGCGGAAATTAACCAGAACAGCAATCTGATCCAAAATCCTTAA
- a CDS encoding ferredoxin--NADP reductase → MSGSIIFLRVRHIIIEKYNVKTFVFERTDGQPLIYQAGQFLTFLIDMRGHEVRRSYSMSSAPEADDFPAITVKRIPNGEASRFWLDTVLEGDIFKTLQPSGRFVLEKPNGEARDIVLIGAGSGITPLFSILKQALTIEKESIVTLLYANQNESQTLFWNHIIDWQQRYPERLTVIHIHSQPSDEWNGIRGRINNTRLEQLVNKSLRFARERARFFICGPFELMRSMEITLHYMGFSSVQIRKENFVINKMPPPPPVSNPHTINLTFRGNDYQLLVPAHSTILDAALQASIHLPYSCKGGRCSTCAGICKSGKLHMTVNEVLTDRDLAEGWILTCSAYVDNDDVSIEIK, encoded by the coding sequence ATGTCCGGTTCAATTATTTTTTTACGGGTAAGACATATTATTATTGAAAAATATAATGTCAAAACGTTTGTTTTTGAACGGACTGATGGCCAGCCATTAATTTATCAGGCAGGTCAGTTCCTGACTTTTTTGATAGATATGCGTGGTCACGAAGTGAGGCGCTCTTATTCAATGAGTTCGGCACCGGAAGCAGATGATTTTCCTGCAATCACTGTAAAACGAATTCCAAATGGTGAGGCTTCCCGTTTCTGGCTGGATACCGTTCTGGAAGGAGATATTTTTAAAACTTTACAGCCATCAGGAAGGTTTGTTCTTGAAAAGCCAAATGGTGAAGCCCGGGATATTGTACTGATAGGAGCAGGAAGTGGGATTACGCCATTATTCTCTATTTTGAAACAGGCACTTACTATTGAAAAGGAAAGTATTGTAACGTTATTATATGCCAATCAAAATGAAAGCCAGACTTTGTTTTGGAATCATATTATCGACTGGCAGCAACGGTATCCTGAACGGTTAACGGTCATTCATATTCATAGCCAGCCTTCGGATGAATGGAATGGGATCAGAGGAAGGATCAATAATACACGGTTGGAACAGTTGGTGAACAAATCGTTACGTTTTGCACGGGAGCGTGCGCGTTTCTTCATTTGCGGGCCGTTTGAACTTATGCGTTCTATGGAAATTACGCTACATTATATGGGTTTTTCTTCGGTTCAGATCCGGAAGGAAAATTTTGTGATTAATAAAATGCCTCCGCCTCCGCCCGTTTCCAATCCGCATACGATTAACCTTACTTTTCGGGGAAACGACTATCAGTTGTTAGTGCCAGCCCATTCGACCATTCTGGATGCCGCATTACAGGCCAGTATCCATCTGCCATATAGTTGTAAAGGCGGGCGTTGTTCCACCTGTGCCGGAATTTGTAAAAGTGGTAAGTTACACATGACTGTAAATGAAGTGCTTACTGACCGGGATCTGGCAGAAGGCTGGATTTTAACCTGTTCGGCTTATGTTGATAACGATGACGTCAGTATTGAAATCAAATAA
- a CDS encoding NifU family protein, producing MLSRPVFVYTELSPNPNSMKFVLNFELVPDGLSFDYPSVESTFEEGTASPLASDLFQFPHVKRVFIASNFVTITKDEAIAWEEVLRDTKTFIKIYFEENHPVFAEKTIEKNTVIVDSRDSETIQQIKAALDTYVRPAVESDGGAINFQSFNEDTGTVTVLLQGSCSGCPSSTLTLKAGIENLLTRMVPSVKEVVAEGV from the coding sequence ATGTTATCACGTCCTGTTTTTGTATATACCGAGTTAAGTCCGAATCCTAATTCGATGAAATTTGTATTGAATTTCGAATTGGTACCGGATGGCCTTTCTTTTGATTATCCTAGCGTTGAATCAACTTTTGAAGAAGGCACTGCATCACCATTAGCATCTGATCTTTTCCAGTTTCCTCACGTTAAAAGGGTCTTTATAGCCAGCAATTTTGTAACTATTACAAAAGACGAGGCAATTGCATGGGAAGAAGTTTTACGCGATACGAAAACATTTATCAAGATTTATTTTGAAGAAAACCATCCCGTTTTCGCAGAAAAAACGATTGAAAAAAATACAGTTATTGTAGATTCAAGAGATTCTGAAACGATTCAGCAAATTAAAGCAGCTCTGGATACTTATGTACGCCCGGCTGTTGAGTCCGACGGAGGTGCTATTAATTTCCAGTCATTTAATGAAGATACCGGAACAGTGACTGTTCTTTTGCAAGGTTCATGCAGCGGCTGTCCTTCATCTACACTGACATTGAAAGCGGGAATTGAAAATCTGCTGACCCGTATGGTGCCGAGTGTTAAAGAAGTAGTGGCAGAAGGTGTGTAA